TGAGCTCCGGCGCGGGACCGTCGACGACGGCGCCTGGGACCACGTCGCGGATCGCGAGCGCACGCACCGGCGGCGGCGGGACGCCGAGCTCGGCGAGCCATGACGCGAGCTGCTCGGACGAGGCGGCGTAGACGATCCGGCCGAGCCCGACCCAGCCGTGCGCCGCGGAGCACATCGGGCAGTGCTCGCCCGAGGTGTACACGGTCGCGGCCGCGCGTTCGTCCGGCGTGAGGTGCTCCGCTGCCCAGCGGGCGAGGGCGAACTCCGGATGCCGGGTATGGTCGCCGCCTGCGACCCGGTTGTGATCCTCGGCGAGGACGGCGCCGTCGGCACCCACG
The Streptosporangiales bacterium DNA segment above includes these coding regions:
- a CDS encoding nucleoside deaminase yields the protein MIDNTDMRYLRRCVDLATEALEAGDEPFGSVLVGADGAVLAEDHNRVAGGDHTRHPEFALARWAAEHLTPDERAAATVYTSGEHCPMCSAAHGWVGLGRIVYAASSEQLASWLAELGVPPPPVRALAIRDVVPGAVVDGPAPELTDEVRALHARLHSG